A part of Deinococcus sp. KNUC1210 genomic DNA contains:
- a CDS encoding tetratricopeptide repeat protein — MKPSQRRAAPSRLANSRLLNELSTALTHLIEDGQWDAAYLTLDHGLNAGPNTAIQRQWLALLRQIPETQRAQYPQAAWLTVRLLCNTRAPAELLAFLEVARPSLSQSDLAPLLAFQAFSLTQTGQYAAALSILEELLPDLPHFGVPELALGIAWRAYAEARCLTHQDGWQAAFAQARTYLQGRPLGLCWSEEGSLLERSGQDAAARDAWRQALMLLEYDPLYMAWLRNSLGNSCLRFALPEAEDHFLEMEKAARQPEAAEFRAWAACGLGAARRTRGEWERAISSFEQALKVATEPDDQQQAWRGLGHTRRLMGKPERALEDLMRAAVCTPADRESGTSWVYADIAACYVQMGDIERSARALEQTGKVWQASSERAAIVQAELARRAGDEAAALDWLAQVRMQAIWAREECRQFPDLFELLPAPQRPVPLAYAAQMRVEVSALGSLQVQVNGRRVPLRATGRPAELLVLLLEHGNRAASEVVTGTLYPATLRRKANQAVWALVRELQHTLGWQDSVRLEGGAYLLDPQAQWWYDVREAQARGQPTPAFLSGIYQPWVLERAEELAQ, encoded by the coding sequence ATGAAGCCGTCCCAGCGCCGAGCCGCTCCGAGCCGACTTGCGAATAGTCGCCTGCTGAACGAGCTGAGCACCGCTCTGACGCACCTGATCGAGGATGGACAGTGGGACGCGGCGTATCTGACGCTCGATCACGGGCTGAATGCCGGGCCGAATACCGCCATCCAGCGGCAGTGGCTGGCGCTGCTGCGGCAGATTCCGGAAACGCAGCGGGCGCAGTACCCCCAGGCCGCCTGGCTGACTGTACGGCTGCTGTGCAATACCCGCGCCCCGGCAGAACTGCTGGCGTTTCTGGAAGTGGCACGTCCGTCGCTGTCGCAGTCCGATCTGGCTCCGCTGCTGGCATTTCAGGCCTTCTCGCTGACCCAGACCGGCCAGTACGCGGCGGCCCTGAGCATTCTGGAAGAGCTGCTGCCTGATCTGCCCCACTTCGGCGTGCCGGAACTGGCACTGGGAATCGCGTGGCGAGCCTACGCCGAGGCGAGGTGTCTGACCCACCAGGACGGCTGGCAGGCAGCGTTTGCACAGGCCAGGACATATCTTCAGGGTCGTCCGCTGGGACTGTGCTGGAGTGAGGAGGGCAGTCTGCTGGAACGCAGCGGGCAGGATGCCGCCGCCCGCGACGCCTGGCGTCAGGCGCTGATGCTGTTGGAATACGACCCGCTGTACATGGCGTGGCTCCGGAATTCTCTGGGCAACTCGTGTCTGCGGTTCGCGCTGCCGGAAGCCGAGGATCATTTTCTGGAGATGGAGAAGGCAGCGCGGCAGCCGGAAGCGGCAGAATTTCGCGCCTGGGCAGCGTGCGGCCTGGGAGCAGCGCGGCGCACACGTGGCGAATGGGAACGGGCCATTTCCAGCTTCGAGCAGGCCCTGAAGGTGGCGACCGAGCCGGATGACCAGCAGCAGGCGTGGCGCGGGCTGGGTCACACCCGCCGGCTGATGGGGAAGCCCGAGCGGGCGCTTGAAGACCTGATGCGGGCCGCCGTCTGCACGCCCGCAGACCGGGAAAGCGGAACATCGTGGGTCTATGCCGATATCGCCGCCTGTTACGTTCAGATGGGAGATATCGAGCGGTCGGCGCGGGCGCTGGAGCAGACCGGCAAGGTCTGGCAGGCATCTTCCGAGCGGGCTGCCATCGTGCAGGCCGAACTGGCGCGGCGGGCGGGCGACGAGGCGGCAGCGCTCGACTGGCTGGCGCAGGTGAGGATGCAGGCGATCTGGGCGCGGGAGGAATGCCGCCAGTTTCCGGACCTGTTCGAACTCCTGCCAGCTCCGCAGCGTCCGGTGCCGCTTGCCTACGCCGCACAGATGCGGGTGGAGGTATCGGCGCTGGGGTCGTTGCAGGTGCAGGTCAACGGTCGGCGTGTGCCGCTGCGGGCAACCGGACGCCCCGCCGAACTGCTGGTGCTGCTGCTCGAACATGGCAACCGCGCTGCCAGCGAGGTCGTGACCGGCACGCTGTATCCGGCGACGCTGCGGCGCAAGGCCAATCAGGCGGTATGGGCGCTGGTACGCGAACTCCAGCACACGCTTGGCTGGCAGGACAGCGTTCGGCTGGAAGGGGGTGCCTATCTGCTCGACCCGCAGGCGCAGTGGTGGTACGACGTGCGCGAGGCACAGGCGCGGGGGCAGCCGACCCCTGCCTTCCTGAGCGGAATCTATCAGCCCTGGGTTCTCGAACGCGCCGAGGAACTGGCACAGTAG
- a CDS encoding cold-shock protein: MATGKVKWFNAEKGFGFIETPGSPDVFAHFSAIQGSGFKKLNEGDEVEFEIQEGQNGKGPQAAKIVVTKAAPEGSYSNSRPQRNDRW, encoded by the coding sequence ATGGCGACAGGTAAAGTAAAGTGGTTCAACGCGGAAAAAGGTTTCGGTTTCATTGAGACGCCCGGCAGCCCGGATGTCTTCGCGCACTTCAGCGCCATCCAGGGTAGCGGCTTCAAGAAGCTGAATGAAGGCGACGAGGTCGAGTTCGAGATCCAGGAAGGCCAGAATGGCAAAGGCCCCCAGGCCGCCAAGATCGTGGTGACCAAGGCCGCCCCCGAAGGCAGCTACAGCAACAGCCGCCCTCAGCGTAACGACCGCTGGTAA
- a CDS encoding FAD-binding dehydrogenase, whose amino-acid sequence MTLETGAIVVGAGLAGLVAAAEIADAGVRVVLLDQEGQQNLGGQAFWSFGGLFFVDSPEQRRLGIRDSYELAASDWWDTAGFDRPEDDWPRRWAAAYLEFAAGEKRAWLHRMGMRWFPAVGWAERGGQGAGGPGNSVPRFHVTWGTGPGVLEPFLRRVQEHVQAGRIELRFRHRVTALTLRGGTVVGVSGERLEDDGAARGARSSRVVSGDFDLSAEAVVVTSGGIGGNHELVRRHWPADRLGPAPEFMVSGVPRHVDGFMREVTQQAGGRVINADRMWHYTEGLKNWNPVWENHGIRVLPGPSSLWLDPSGVRLPFPNYPGFDTLASLTHITRHGYPYTWFLLNEAIIRREFALSGSEQNPDLTGRDLGLVLSRVRGVQAPVRAFMEQGEDFVVRRTLPDLVSGMNALVGNDLLRLETVEREVRERDAQLANPFGKDTQLAAVRGARAYLGDRLTRVAKPAPLLDSADGPLIAVRMNILTRKSLGGLETDLLGRVLTVSGAPLPGLYAAGEVAGFGGGGLHGYRSLEGTFLGGCLFSGRVAGRAVASILKT is encoded by the coding sequence ATGACACTTGAAACCGGAGCCATCGTGGTAGGGGCGGGGCTGGCCGGGCTGGTCGCCGCCGCCGAAATCGCCGATGCGGGTGTGCGCGTCGTTCTGCTCGATCAGGAAGGCCAGCAGAATCTGGGTGGACAGGCGTTCTGGTCGTTCGGCGGCCTGTTTTTCGTCGATTCGCCCGAGCAGCGCAGGCTGGGCATCCGTGACAGCTATGAGCTGGCAGCGAGCGACTGGTGGGATACCGCGGGCTTCGACCGACCGGAAGACGACTGGCCTCGCCGCTGGGCTGCCGCCTATCTGGAATTCGCGGCGGGTGAAAAGCGGGCGTGGCTGCACCGCATGGGCATGCGCTGGTTTCCCGCAGTGGGCTGGGCCGAGCGCGGCGGTCAGGGTGCGGGTGGCCCTGGCAACAGCGTGCCGCGTTTTCACGTCACCTGGGGCACCGGGCCGGGCGTGCTGGAGCCGTTCCTCCGGCGGGTGCAGGAGCATGTGCAGGCGGGGCGCATCGAACTGCGCTTCCGGCACCGCGTCACGGCCCTGACGCTGCGGGGTGGCACGGTGGTGGGCGTGTCCGGAGAGCGCCTGGAAGACGACGGAGCGGCGAGAGGCGCGCGAAGCTCGCGGGTGGTGAGCGGCGACTTCGACCTGAGCGCAGAAGCGGTGGTGGTCACGTCGGGCGGCATCGGCGGGAATCACGAGCTGGTGCGCCGCCACTGGCCTGCCGACCGCCTGGGGCCAGCGCCCGAATTCATGGTGTCGGGTGTGCCGCGCCACGTCGACGGATTCATGCGCGAGGTGACGCAGCAGGCGGGCGGGCGCGTCATCAATGCTGACCGCATGTGGCATTACACCGAGGGCCTGAAGAACTGGAATCCCGTCTGGGAGAACCACGGTATCCGGGTGTTGCCCGGCCCCAGCAGCCTGTGGCTCGATCCCAGCGGCGTGCGGCTGCCGTTCCCCAATTACCCCGGCTTCGATACGCTTGCTTCTCTGACGCATATCACCCGTCACGGCTACCCGTACACCTGGTTCCTGCTCAACGAGGCGATCATCCGGCGCGAATTCGCACTGTCGGGCAGCGAGCAGAATCCCGACCTGACCGGGCGCGACCTGGGACTGGTGCTGTCACGGGTACGCGGCGTGCAGGCTCCGGTGCGGGCGTTCATGGAGCAGGGTGAGGATTTCGTGGTGCGGCGTACCCTGCCCGACCTGGTGAGCGGTATGAATGCGCTCGTCGGCAACGATCTGCTGCGTCTGGAGACAGTCGAGCGCGAGGTGCGCGAGCGCGACGCCCAGCTCGCGAACCCTTTCGGCAAGGATACCCAGCTTGCTGCCGTGCGTGGGGCGCGTGCGTATCTGGGCGACCGCCTGACGCGTGTGGCGAAGCCTGCTCCACTGCTGGACAGTGCTGATGGCCCCCTGATCGCCGTGCGAATGAACATCCTGACCCGCAAATCGCTGGGCGGGCTAGAAACCGATCTGCTGGGCCGCGTCCTCACCGTTTCGGGTGCGCCACTGCCAGGGCTGTATGCGGCGGGCGAGGTGGCAGGCTTCGGCGGCGGCGGGCTGCACGGGTACCGCAGCCTGGAAGGCACCTTTCTGGGTGGCTGCCTCTTCAGTGGACGGGTGGCAGGCCGAGCTGTCGCCAGCATTCTTAAGACTTAA
- a CDS encoding HD-GYP domain-containing protein produces the protein MLLGWMASLGLCDDGHLPRVMMLTLALCERLNMLESAVERRIALRAGLLHDIGKALVSQDILNKAGPLSLEERIVIERHPELGARLAANLQGIEPEVIQAILHHHEAYGGEGYPYGLTGLQIPRLARVLSVADVYDALTSDRPYRSAWTHEEAVKYLKEHTGRIFDPVAVWALSLFHFDPRDEALELLHHPS, from the coding sequence ATGCTGCTGGGCTGGATGGCCTCACTCGGCCTGTGCGACGACGGACATCTGCCACGGGTGATGATGTTGACCCTCGCACTCTGCGAGAGGCTGAATATGCTCGAATCAGCAGTGGAACGCCGCATTGCTCTGCGTGCCGGGCTGCTTCACGATATCGGGAAAGCCCTGGTTTCACAAGACATTTTGAATAAGGCAGGCCCGCTTTCTCTGGAAGAACGCATCGTGATCGAGCGTCATCCCGAACTGGGGGCACGTCTGGCTGCCAATCTTCAGGGAATCGAACCTGAAGTGATTCAGGCAATTTTGCACCACCACGAAGCCTACGGCGGCGAAGGCTATCCATATGGACTGACCGGGCTTCAGATTCCCCGACTGGCCCGCGTGCTTTCGGTGGCCGACGTATACGACGCCCTGACGAGCGACCGCCCATATCGCAGCGCCTGGACACATGAGGAAGCTGTGAAATACCTGAAAGAACATACCGGACGCATTTTCGACCCGGTAGCTGTTTGGGCACTCAGCCTGTTTCATTTTGATCCACGTGATGAGGCGCTGGAATTGCTGCACCACCCGAGCTAA
- the hutH gene encoding histidine ammonia-lyase, which produces MTQLVSLPAAGDVTWNQAITIQDVCRVASGARLRLAPEALARLAEARQVVEEVLASGTVVYGLNTGLGSLKKYALPEEQLLEFNAQVITSHAVSLSTHELSERGVRAIMAARVAGLVQSGSGVRPLLAELLVNMLNAGVHPVVRPNHTSLGESDLAPIAQIALVMIGQGEANYQGQRLSGAEALSRAQLSPVVLQPKEGLGLVSAQAYSVGMASLHMSCAQELLDAFDVAAAYSLEGFDGNPSILNPVVTRGRPLPGQARRADHLRALLEGSNLKERARNLQDPLSFRCVVQVHGGCDEVLYFARSQVQSLLNAQTDNPAVDVQERCLIVSGNFDGTALALATDTLRLALHRLIVMSVQRVSKMVWSEFSGLPTALADPNDAELGMTLNNASRSMASTAARAHVLAQPCSLSITPNTTEGTDDYCSMAPNGVEMLGEQLGLARTIVALELLFAHHALNWRGEARISAALRRVQKLLDGWIATPLRINEYIGQFSLDQVVQVAAEDPERGCS; this is translated from the coding sequence TTGACCCAACTTGTATCCCTGCCCGCAGCGGGCGACGTGACCTGGAATCAGGCGATCACCATTCAGGACGTGTGCCGGGTGGCGAGCGGTGCACGGCTGCGGCTGGCCCCCGAAGCGCTGGCCCGGCTGGCCGAAGCACGGCAGGTTGTCGAAGAGGTGCTGGCATCGGGAACGGTGGTCTACGGGCTGAACACCGGCCTGGGCAGCCTGAAGAAATACGCACTGCCAGAAGAACAGCTGCTGGAATTCAATGCCCAGGTCATCACCAGTCACGCGGTTTCACTCAGCACCCATGAACTCAGCGAGCGCGGCGTGCGGGCGATCATGGCGGCGCGGGTGGCCGGGCTGGTGCAGAGCGGCAGCGGCGTGCGCCCCCTGCTGGCCGAACTGCTGGTGAACATGCTGAATGCAGGCGTGCATCCGGTGGTGCGGCCCAACCACACCAGTCTGGGCGAATCCGACCTCGCGCCGATTGCCCAGATCGCCCTGGTGATGATCGGGCAGGGCGAGGCCAACTATCAGGGCCAGCGGCTCAGCGGGGCCGAAGCGCTGAGCCGGGCGCAGCTGAGTCCGGTGGTGTTGCAGCCCAAGGAAGGGCTGGGGCTGGTCAGCGCTCAGGCCTACAGCGTGGGTATGGCGTCGCTGCACATGAGCTGCGCCCAGGAACTGCTCGACGCCTTCGATGTGGCGGCGGCCTACAGCCTGGAGGGCTTTGACGGCAACCCCAGCATCCTGAATCCGGTGGTGACGCGTGGTCGCCCACTGCCGGGTCAGGCCCGCCGCGCCGACCACCTCAGGGCGCTGCTGGAGGGCAGCAACCTGAAGGAGCGGGCCAGAAATCTGCAGGACCCGCTTAGTTTCCGCTGCGTGGTGCAGGTGCACGGCGGCTGTGACGAGGTGCTGTATTTCGCCCGCTCGCAGGTGCAGTCGCTGCTGAACGCTCAGACCGACAATCCGGCAGTGGACGTGCAGGAACGCTGCCTGATCGTGAGCGGAAACTTCGACGGCACAGCGCTCGCACTCGCCACCGATACGCTGCGGCTGGCGCTGCACCGCCTGATCGTGATGAGTGTGCAGCGGGTCAGCAAGATGGTGTGGTCGGAATTCTCCGGTCTGCCTACCGCTCTGGCCGACCCGAACGATGCCGAACTGGGCATGACGCTCAACAACGCCTCGCGCAGCATGGCGAGTACGGCAGCGAGGGCGCATGTGCTGGCGCAGCCGTGTAGCCTGAGCATCACACCGAACACCACCGAGGGCACCGACGACTACTGCAGCATGGCCCCCAACGGCGTCGAAATGCTGGGCGAGCAGCTTGGCCTGGCCCGCACCATCGTGGCGCTCGAACTGCTGTTTGCCCATCACGCCCTGAACTGGCGCGGTGAGGCCAGAATTTCGGCGGCGCTCAGACGCGTTCAGAAGCTGCTGGACGGCTGGATTGCCACCCCGCTCCGCATCAACGAATACATCGGGCAGTTCAGTCTCGATCAGGTGGTGCAGGTCGCCGCCGAAGACCCGGAGCGCGGCTGTTCCTGA
- a CDS encoding LysM peptidoglycan-binding domain-containing protein, whose protein sequence is MTSRNRFAALGLLAAMALQAFSSSSEAATYTVRAGDTLYRIASSHGTDSQSLITLNHLRSSTVNVGQRLQLPAASSVSAPAAIKTPSVKAARTVRAMPLPPGLPKIQSGGVRGPVAWTVSPAATVASFIGWVPTVNTAAFGNAVPIRTFLKGLSFDFQTYNNCGPSALSSVLGFYKVQISQDAIRKTTRQGNSYMQVSAIAPELAQFGLKTVTIRGGQLSQIKRMLALGIPVIVLQWFDRPGHIDHFRVVRGYDDQAGIVWVSDSMIGPVAYLRYTDFEALWNTQGRQMFPVYPASYQSQIRALM, encoded by the coding sequence GTGACTTCCCGCAACCGTTTTGCCGCGCTGGGGCTGCTGGCTGCCATGGCTCTTCAAGCGTTCTCTTCCTCCAGTGAAGCCGCGACCTACACCGTGCGGGCCGGCGATACCCTGTACCGCATTGCCAGCTCACACGGCACCGATTCACAGAGTCTGATCACGCTCAATCATCTCCGCAGTTCGACCGTCAATGTCGGCCAGCGCCTGCAACTGCCCGCAGCATCTTCAGTCTCCGCGCCTGCTGCGATCAAGACACCGTCCGTCAAGGCCGCCAGAACCGTCAGGGCAATGCCGCTGCCGCCCGGACTTCCGAAGATTCAGAGTGGCGGCGTGCGCGGACCGGTGGCCTGGACGGTGTCACCTGCCGCCACCGTCGCCAGCTTTATCGGCTGGGTACCGACCGTCAACACGGCTGCCTTCGGCAACGCCGTTCCGATCCGCACCTTCCTGAAGGGACTCAGCTTCGACTTTCAGACCTACAACAACTGCGGCCCGAGTGCGCTGTCGTCGGTCCTGGGCTTCTACAAGGTCCAGATCAGTCAGGATGCCATCCGCAAAACCACCCGTCAGGGCAACAGCTATATGCAGGTCAGCGCCATTGCTCCCGAACTGGCGCAGTTCGGCCTGAAGACCGTGACCATCCGGGGCGGTCAGCTGTCTCAGATCAAACGCATGCTCGCCCTGGGCATCCCGGTGATCGTGTTGCAGTGGTTCGACCGCCCCGGCCATATCGATCACTTCCGGGTGGTGCGCGGGTACGACGATCAGGCGGGCATCGTGTGGGTCAGCGACAGCATGATCGGTCCGGTCGCCTACCTGCGGTACACCGACTTCGAGGCGCTGTGGAATACCCAGGGCCGCCAGATGTTCCCGGTCTATCCCGCCAGCTATCAGAGCCAGATTCGCGCTCTGATGTAG
- a CDS encoding bacterial transcriptional activator domain-containing protein has product MAQLHLLQGDQGSFRHEIQRAVELSEEAGDLSMLEMSLSLLADYHSRMGEHQQALKLMLRMHALRPTSSLTTHLTEALLARRRGDLHGAYRMFSAIVAAATAQNNALLSARAGLQLVYTVYLMRDYEKTRELLPEALNAVLRFGTPGGPLDLRSDFDELSELFAFAEMEPQSAPVLASLLAQGAEYAGGSADLLSPAVHLELLVLGQQMALKDGVPLNFSLKNTVGVMLYLALYPGRTRREIQLDLFPDKDDKEAGNYVRKCIAEIGKVVGPVVVQEGPHNAPTYQYSPKVSVSSDYQLLRTRLAQENLPGAVAAYRGELLPGLDDSEWVVNLREEMLSSVRATLNGLIQEAQERSDHARVVLLCTQGLKFDPDDFELAEIRLESARFASTAQEQARFRSEFKRRLN; this is encoded by the coding sequence ATGGCACAGCTTCATCTGCTTCAGGGCGATCAGGGATCGTTCAGGCACGAGATTCAGCGAGCGGTCGAACTCAGTGAAGAGGCGGGCGATCTGAGTATGCTGGAAATGTCGTTGAGTCTGCTCGCTGATTATCATTCGCGAATGGGCGAACATCAGCAGGCGCTGAAACTGATGCTGAGAATGCATGCCCTGCGCCCAACGTCGTCGCTGACCACGCATCTCACAGAGGCCCTCCTGGCACGGCGGCGCGGCGATCTGCACGGGGCGTACCGAATGTTTTCAGCCATTGTGGCGGCAGCGACTGCTCAGAACAACGCGCTGCTGTCGGCCCGCGCCGGACTCCAACTGGTGTACACGGTGTACCTGATGCGCGATTACGAGAAGACGCGCGAACTGTTGCCAGAGGCCCTGAACGCGGTGCTACGGTTTGGCACGCCCGGCGGCCCCCTCGATCTGCGCTCCGATTTCGATGAACTCTCGGAGCTGTTTGCCTTTGCCGAGATGGAGCCTCAGAGTGCGCCCGTGCTGGCCTCGCTGCTGGCACAGGGCGCGGAATATGCCGGGGGCAGCGCCGATCTGCTGTCGCCAGCAGTCCACCTGGAATTGTTGGTCCTCGGCCAGCAGATGGCTCTGAAAGACGGGGTGCCGCTGAATTTCAGCCTCAAGAACACCGTGGGTGTGATGTTGTATCTGGCGCTGTATCCGGGCCGCACCCGCCGCGAAATTCAGCTCGACCTGTTTCCCGATAAAGACGACAAGGAGGCAGGCAATTACGTCCGCAAATGCATCGCCGAGATCGGCAAGGTGGTGGGACCGGTGGTGGTGCAGGAGGGGCCGCACAACGCACCGACCTATCAGTATTCGCCCAAAGTGAGCGTGTCGAGTGATTATCAGCTGCTGCGAACGCGGCTGGCGCAGGAAAACCTGCCCGGCGCGGTGGCCGCCTATCGGGGCGAACTGCTGCCCGGTCTGGACGACAGCGAATGGGTGGTCAATCTGCGAGAGGAGATGCTGAGCAGCGTGCGGGCGACCCTGAACGGGCTGATTCAGGAGGCGCAGGAACGGAGCGACCATGCGCGGGTGGTGCTGCTGTGTACCCAGGGCCTGAAATTCGACCCCGACGATTTTGAGCTGGCCGAAATTCGCCTGGAATCGGCGCGGTTTGCGTCCACTGCTCAGGAGCAGGCCAGATTCAGAAGCGAATTCAAACGCCGTCTGAACTGA
- a CDS encoding YafY family protein → MTVSEQRNASQSRFSNATFENTPGPDDPKTQRKVRRLFEMMEWLRVKERGTLEMAEMFGVPQRTIQRDLEDLRAMNVGLEELPGHRYRIAGKIATFRPVEALAVHAATRLLYHHAATKNRDYLLALDKLLLSLPDSIREVVRGSTQDFAPQLRDDRVLETVTSAWVDRKYIAFDYLSPNGQSERRELAVYFVEISRANLAPYAIGFERLKRGEIRTFKLSRMKHVTPLSDAYLIPPDFDPRRYLSDAWGVVGGQTEVLTVTLRFAQEVVYRLLEGGYPNLTVEEIGRSDGSVTVKVRAGMDTSGLPRELMPWVLGWGPRVEVLGPPEVRTHWLNEARAVVERFGSQNES, encoded by the coding sequence ATGACAGTCAGTGAGCAGCGAAATGCTTCCCAGAGCAGATTCTCGAATGCCACCTTCGAGAACACGCCCGGCCCCGACGATCCCAAGACGCAGCGCAAGGTTCGCCGCCTCTTCGAGATGATGGAGTGGCTGCGGGTCAAGGAGCGCGGCACCCTGGAGATGGCCGAGATGTTCGGCGTGCCCCAGCGCACCATTCAGCGCGACCTGGAAGACCTGCGTGCAATGAATGTTGGCCTGGAGGAACTGCCCGGCCACCGGTACCGTATCGCCGGAAAGATCGCCACCTTTCGGCCTGTCGAGGCGCTGGCCGTTCATGCTGCTACCCGGCTGCTGTATCACCATGCCGCGACCAAGAACCGCGATTATCTGCTGGCGCTCGACAAGCTGCTGCTGAGTCTGCCCGACAGTATCCGCGAGGTGGTCAGAGGGTCCACGCAGGATTTTGCTCCGCAGCTCAGAGATGACCGGGTGCTGGAAACCGTCACGAGTGCCTGGGTAGACCGCAAGTACATCGCCTTCGACTACCTGTCGCCCAACGGCCAGAGCGAGCGCCGCGAACTGGCGGTGTACTTCGTCGAGATTTCGCGCGCCAATCTGGCTCCCTACGCCATCGGCTTCGAGCGCCTGAAACGCGGTGAAATTCGCACCTTCAAGCTGTCGCGCATGAAGCATGTCACGCCGCTCAGCGACGCCTACCTCATTCCGCCCGACTTCGATCCGCGCCGCTATCTCAGCGATGCCTGGGGTGTGGTGGGCGGGCAGACCGAGGTCCTTACCGTGACGCTGCGGTTCGCGCAGGAGGTGGTGTACCGTCTGCTGGAGGGCGGCTATCCCAATCTGACCGTCGAGGAGATAGGCCGCAGCGACGGCAGCGTTACAGTCAAGGTGCGGGCCGGTATGGACACCAGCGGACTGCCCCGCGAGCTGATGCCCTGGGTTCTGGGCTGGGGACCGAGGGTGGAAGTGCTCGGCCCGCCCGAAGTACGCACCCACTGGCTGAACGAGGCGCGTGCAGTGGTCGAACGCTTCGGGAGCCAGAACGAGAGCTGA
- a CDS encoding NADPH-dependent FMN reductase, with amino-acid sequence MPKIAIIISSTRATRFADKPAAWLQGIVAQRTDAEYELVDLRDFPMPFFDEVASNAYAPTQNEVAVRWQKKVAEFDGYIFLTAEYNHAPTAVLKNALDYAYTEWNKKPAAFVGYGSVGAARAIEQLRLIAVELQMAPTRTGVHIQGADFFGAWQQGAALEDMAHLQPGVQAMLDELNWWTVALKTAREA; translated from the coding sequence ATGCCAAAGATCGCGATCATCATCAGCAGCACCCGTGCCACCCGTTTCGCCGACAAGCCCGCTGCCTGGCTCCAGGGGATCGTCGCTCAGCGCACCGACGCTGAGTACGAACTGGTCGATCTGCGCGATTTCCCGATGCCGTTTTTCGATGAAGTCGCCTCGAATGCCTATGCGCCCACCCAGAACGAGGTGGCAGTGCGCTGGCAGAAGAAGGTCGCGGAGTTTGACGGCTATATCTTCCTGACCGCCGAGTACAACCACGCTCCCACCGCCGTTCTCAAGAACGCGCTGGACTATGCCTATACGGAATGGAACAAGAAGCCTGCCGCCTTCGTTGGCTACGGCTCGGTCGGGGCGGCGCGCGCCATCGAGCAGCTTCGTCTGATCGCTGTCGAGCTTCAGATGGCACCCACCCGGACTGGCGTCCATATCCAGGGTGCCGACTTCTTCGGAGCGTGGCAGCAGGGAGCGGCCCTGGAAGATATGGCCCACCTCCAGCCGGGCGTGCAGGCCATGCTCGACGAGCTGAACTGGTGGACCGTCGCCCTGAAGACGGCCCGCGAAGCCTGA
- a CDS encoding DUF917 family protein, with protein MKRLTIEDAENACLGGGVFACGGGGWYAHGLQNGRLAVTLGRPVMVDIDDVPQDGLIITISATGAPASDDFEMWPRDYIRAFELVRDAAQEQTGLRVVGLMNAQNGYSSSVNCWMPAASSGLPVIDAAGDVRAHPTIKLGAMGYAGRPDFQTMQAAVGGKRDQHMELELLVKGNLFRTSNIMRAASVQAGGFIASARLPLPVHVVKERAAHGSISAAIRLGEAMRAAHPQGGDAVLSAIVQATGGTWLGRGRVKAMTLRTEGGFDHGAYTIDTPEGEIDLRLMNEFMTAERGGERLATFPDTISVCDAASGLPLKSADITGGREVAVLHVHRNLLPLGAGVLDYAAYPELEQIMGLDFLTYLPEITRPAPQE; from the coding sequence ATGAAACGACTGACGATTGAAGACGCGGAAAACGCCTGCCTCGGCGGGGGCGTGTTTGCCTGCGGCGGCGGCGGCTGGTACGCACACGGCCTTCAGAACGGTCGGCTGGCCGTGACGCTGGGGCGACCCGTGATGGTGGACATCGACGACGTGCCGCAGGACGGCCTGATCATCACCATCAGCGCGACGGGGGCGCCTGCCAGCGACGATTTCGAGATGTGGCCCCGCGACTACATCCGGGCTTTCGAGCTGGTGCGCGACGCCGCCCAGGAGCAGACCGGGCTGCGGGTGGTGGGTCTGATGAATGCCCAGAACGGCTACAGCAGCAGCGTGAACTGCTGGATGCCCGCCGCATCGAGCGGTCTGCCGGTCATCGACGCTGCCGGAGACGTGCGGGCGCACCCCACCATCAAACTGGGCGCGATGGGCTACGCGGGCCGCCCCGACTTCCAGACGATGCAGGCGGCCGTGGGCGGCAAACGCGATCAGCACATGGAGCTGGAATTGCTGGTCAAGGGCAACCTGTTCCGCACCTCCAACATCATGCGGGCGGCAAGCGTGCAGGCGGGCGGCTTTATCGCCAGTGCGCGGCTGCCACTGCCGGTGCACGTGGTGAAGGAGCGGGCGGCACACGGCTCGATCAGCGCGGCTATCCGGCTGGGCGAGGCGATGCGGGCGGCGCATCCACAGGGCGGCGACGCGGTGCTCTCGGCCATCGTGCAGGCGACGGGCGGCACGTGGCTGGGGCGCGGCAGAGTGAAGGCCATGACGCTCCGCACCGAGGGCGGCTTCGACCACGGCGCGTACACCATCGACACCCCGGAAGGCGAGATCGACCTGCGCCTGATGAACGAATTCATGACCGCCGAACGCGGTGGAGAGCGGCTGGCAACCTTTCCCGACACCATCAGCGTCTGCGACGCCGCGAGTGGGTTGCCGCTGAAATCTGCCGACATCACCGGGGGACGCGAGGTGGCTGTGCTGCACGTCCACCGCAACCTGCTGCCACTTGGGGCAGGCGTGCTGGATTACGCCGCATACCCTGAACTGGAGCAGATCATGGGCCTCGACTTCCTGACCTACCTTCCCGAAATCACGCGCCCAGCGCCCCAGGAGTAA